The proteins below are encoded in one region of Pseudoduganella armeniaca:
- a CDS encoding sterol desaturase family protein translates to MTELLVLPLVALVFIALFTREVIAPASRNHCDRRWLILASASGAATLVVTIVAGYLFSATIRHIALFDAGAMMPDAAVGLLSFLLTSFVFYWWHRLTHHSDLLWRVFHQLHHSARRVEALTAFYAHPLDSAAAICISAFASYVVLGASPAAAAIGLLITGVFDLFLHSDLRTPTWLGYLVQRPEMHTVHHAHGHHAQNYGLPLWDLLFGTWTNPRERSARLGFDDDKSERIADMLLWRDVHRSGR, encoded by the coding sequence ATGACCGAACTCCTCGTCCTCCCCCTCGTTGCCCTTGTCTTCATCGCCCTGTTCACCCGCGAAGTCATCGCCCCCGCCTCGCGCAACCATTGCGACCGCCGCTGGCTGATCCTGGCCAGCGCCAGCGGCGCGGCCACGCTCGTCGTCACGATCGTGGCGGGCTACCTGTTCAGCGCCACGATCCGGCACATCGCCCTGTTCGATGCCGGCGCCATGATGCCGGATGCCGCCGTCGGCCTGCTCAGCTTCCTCTTGACCAGCTTCGTGTTCTATTGGTGGCATCGGCTGACGCATCATTCCGACCTGCTGTGGCGCGTGTTCCACCAACTGCACCACAGCGCCCGCCGCGTCGAGGCGCTCACCGCGTTCTACGCCCACCCGCTGGACAGCGCGGCCGCCATCTGCATCAGCGCCTTCGCCAGCTACGTCGTGCTGGGCGCCAGCCCTGCCGCGGCGGCCATCGGCCTGCTGATCACCGGCGTGTTCGACCTGTTCCTGCACAGCGACCTGCGCACTCCCACGTGGCTCGGCTACTTGGTCCAGCGTCCCGAAATGCACACCGTGCATCATGCCCACGGTCACCACGCGCAGAACTATGGCCTGCCGCTGTGGGACCTGCTGTTCGGCACCTGGACCAATCCACGCGAGCGCTCGGCCAGGCTGGGTTTCGACGACGACAAATCCGAACGCATCGCCGACATGCTGCTGTGGCGCGACGTGCATCGCAGCGGCCGCTGA
- the tssF gene encoding type VI secretion system baseplate subunit TssF: protein MDQLLPYYERELGFLRRYSREFSERYPKIAGRLLIGGEVCEDPHIERMIESFALLNSRIAKRLDDDYPEFTEALFEVLYPHYLRPFPSCSIARMDFASAAAQLTAATEIPRGTQLTTRPVRGAVCTFRTAYPVTIAPLELARASFAAIIDAPEAVRTPPSATSSISLTIASTSPQVALPQLGLAKLRLFIDGEPSFCAALRDALFMRGVCAYAEADNNGRWIALPKIPVLPAGFDEDEALIDFSARSHTAYRLLTEYFSFPEKFNFFDIDLHALAAVLPSGARSITLHLALSGMRTDSNTARILGTLSTNNVLLGCTPVVNLFRQRGEPIRLTHATASYPVLADARRAFAFEVQSIDSVKLVRQTPQGESIQEFRPFYSLKHGQTPEKNGHYWIVRRDDMVAEKSPGYETELSLVDIDFDPAEVETDTLSIELTCTNRDLPAMLSYGLRGGDLFIEGGSSVRGISFLRKPTPSYRFERGRGAHWRLISHLSLNHLSLTDGGIDAFREMLTLYDLPRSPASQRQIGGIISVAHKAATAWLPGNPFACLVRGIEVRLTIDEEAFVGSGIHAFAHIVERFLGLYVHANSFTQLVIVSNKNGEELLRCTPRSGDLSLL from the coding sequence TTGGACCAGTTATTACCGTATTACGAACGGGAGCTGGGATTCTTGCGCCGCTATTCGCGCGAGTTCTCCGAGCGCTACCCGAAGATCGCCGGCCGCCTCCTGATCGGCGGCGAAGTCTGCGAGGATCCGCACATCGAGCGGATGATCGAGTCGTTCGCGTTGCTGAACTCGCGCATCGCCAAGCGCCTCGACGACGACTACCCCGAATTCACCGAAGCACTCTTCGAAGTGCTGTATCCGCATTACCTGCGCCCGTTTCCGTCCTGCTCGATCGCACGGATGGACTTCGCCAGCGCGGCCGCGCAGCTGACGGCGGCCACCGAGATCCCGCGCGGCACCCAGCTGACCACGCGCCCGGTGCGCGGTGCCGTCTGCACCTTCCGCACCGCCTACCCCGTCACGATCGCGCCGCTGGAACTGGCGCGCGCCTCGTTCGCCGCCATCATCGACGCGCCGGAAGCGGTGCGCACGCCACCCAGCGCCACCTCCAGCATCAGCCTGACGATCGCGAGCACCTCGCCGCAGGTCGCGCTGCCGCAACTGGGCCTGGCCAAGCTGCGCCTGTTCATCGACGGCGAACCCTCGTTCTGCGCCGCGCTGCGCGACGCGCTGTTCATGCGCGGCGTGTGCGCCTATGCGGAAGCGGACAACAATGGCCGCTGGATCGCGCTGCCGAAGATCCCCGTGCTGCCGGCCGGCTTCGACGAGGACGAGGCGCTGATCGATTTCTCGGCCCGCTCGCACACGGCCTACCGGCTGCTGACGGAATATTTTTCCTTCCCGGAGAAGTTCAACTTCTTCGACATCGACCTGCATGCCCTGGCCGCCGTGCTGCCGTCCGGCGCCCGTTCGATCACGCTGCACCTGGCACTGTCCGGCATGCGCACCGACTCCAACACCGCGCGCATCCTGGGCACGCTGTCGACCAATAATGTCCTGCTGGGCTGCACGCCCGTGGTCAACCTGTTCCGCCAGCGCGGCGAACCGATCCGCCTGACCCATGCGACCGCCAGCTACCCGGTACTGGCCGACGCGCGCCGCGCGTTTGCCTTCGAGGTGCAGTCGATCGACTCCGTGAAGCTGGTGCGGCAGACGCCGCAGGGCGAATCGATCCAGGAATTCCGTCCGTTCTACTCGCTCAAGCACGGCCAGACGCCGGAGAAGAACGGCCATTACTGGATCGTGCGGCGCGACGACATGGTGGCCGAGAAGAGCCCCGGCTACGAGACCGAGCTGTCGCTGGTGGACATCGATTTCGATCCGGCGGAGGTCGAGACGGACACGCTGTCGATCGAACTGACCTGCACCAACCGCGACCTGCCGGCGATGCTGAGCTACGGCCTGCGCGGCGGCGACCTGTTCATCGAAGGCGGCTCCAGCGTGCGCGGCATCAGCTTCCTCAGGAAGCCGACGCCGTCCTACCGCTTCGAGCGCGGCCGCGGCGCCCACTGGCGCCTGATTTCGCACCTGTCGCTGAACCACCTGTCGCTGACCGACGGCGGTATCGATGCGTTCCGCGAGATGCTCACCCTGTACGATTTGCCGCGCTCACCGGCCTCGCAGCGCCAGATCGGCGGCATCATCTCGGTGGCGCACAAGGCCGCCACGGCCTGGTTGCCGGGCAATCCGTTCGCCTGCCTGGTGCGCGGCATCGAAGTGCGCCTGACGATCGACGAGGAAGCGTTCGTCGGCAGCGGCATCCACGCGTTCGCCCATATCGTCGAGCGCTTCCTGGGCCTGTACGTGCACGCCAACAGCTTCACCCAGCTGGTCATCGTATCGAACAAAAACGGAGAGGAGCTGTTGCGATGCACCCCGCGAAGCGGCGATTTGAGCCTGCTGTAA
- a CDS encoding dicarboxylate/amino acid:cation symporter, whose protein sequence is MQKKRPLTLYILIAMLLGIAVGYACHTAFPDKAVSSDISGHISLVTDIFLRLIKMIIALLVFSTLTIGIANLADGKAAGRIGAKAFAWFVLASLVSLALGMVLSNLLQLGTHLGLPLPPVDASTGLKTTAFTLKDFITHVVPKSPIEAMANNEILQVLVFSIFFGSALGALGESGKRLVAVVDELAQVMLRMTGAIMNLAPLAVFAAMASVVTTNGLGILVTFAKFMGSFYLGLFCLWLLLIGAGFLVLGPRVFRLVGLIREPFLLAFSTASSEAAYPKLLLALDKFGVQRRISSFVLPMGYSFNLDGSMMYCTFAVLFIAQAYGIDLSLGTQISMLLLLMLTSKGMAGVPRASLVVIAATLTQFHIPEAGLLLLMGVDQFLDMGRSATNAVGNAVATAVVAKWEGALEQPASAHTKQHDVQAA, encoded by the coding sequence ATGCAGAAGAAGCGCCCTCTCACTCTCTATATCCTGATCGCGATGCTGCTCGGCATCGCGGTCGGCTATGCCTGCCATACCGCCTTTCCCGACAAGGCGGTCAGCTCGGATATCTCCGGCCACATCTCGCTGGTGACGGACATCTTCCTGCGCCTGATCAAGATGATCATCGCGCTGCTGGTGTTCTCCACGCTGACGATCGGCATCGCCAACCTGGCGGACGGCAAGGCGGCCGGACGCATCGGCGCCAAGGCCTTCGCCTGGTTCGTGCTGGCCTCGCTCGTGTCGCTGGCGCTGGGCATGGTGCTGTCGAACCTGCTGCAGCTCGGCACCCATCTGGGCCTGCCGCTGCCGCCCGTCGATGCCAGCACGGGACTGAAGACCACCGCCTTCACGCTGAAGGACTTCATCACGCACGTGGTGCCGAAGTCGCCGATCGAGGCGATGGCCAACAACGAGATCCTGCAGGTGCTGGTGTTCTCCATCTTCTTCGGCTCCGCGCTGGGCGCGCTGGGCGAATCGGGCAAGCGCCTGGTGGCCGTGGTGGACGAACTGGCGCAAGTGATGCTGCGCATGACGGGCGCCATCATGAACCTGGCGCCGCTGGCGGTATTCGCCGCGATGGCCTCCGTCGTCACCACCAACGGCCTCGGTATCCTGGTCACCTTCGCCAAGTTCATGGGCAGCTTCTACCTGGGCCTGTTCTGCCTGTGGCTGCTGCTGATCGGCGCCGGCTTCCTGGTGCTGGGCCCGCGCGTGTTCCGCCTGGTCGGCCTGATCCGCGAGCCGTTCCTGCTGGCGTTTTCGACGGCCAGTTCCGAAGCGGCGTATCCGAAGCTGCTGCTGGCGCTGGACAAGTTCGGCGTGCAGCGCCGCATCTCCAGTTTTGTCTTGCCGATGGGGTATTCCTTCAACCTGGACGGCTCGATGATGTACTGCACCTTCGCCGTGCTGTTCATCGCCCAGGCCTACGGCATCGACCTGTCGCTGGGCACCCAGATCAGCATGTTGCTGCTGCTGATGCTGACGTCGAAAGGCATGGCCGGCGTGCCGCGCGCCTCGCTGGTCGTGATCGCCGCTACCCTCACCCAATTCCACATCCCCGAGGCAGGCCTGCTGCTGCTGATGGGGGTCGACCAGTTCCTCGACATGGGCCGCTCGGCCACCAATGCCGTGGGCAATGCCGTGGCGACCGCCGTGGTCGCCAAATGGGAAGGCGCGCTGGAGCAACCTGCCAGCGCGCACACCAAGCAACACGATGTTCAAGCTGCATGA
- a CDS encoding Hcp family type VI secretion system effector, with translation MAIDVYLQIDGIKGESADGTHKDWIECKSVEWQVLQPKSATASTGGGHTAERTEHKDIVISKLADLATPVLLQTCSSGKTIPKAKFEFMRADGNGDRVKYFEIELENVLISSVSPSVEPGNILVEDVAIKYSKVKWKYTQQKVGGGTGGNTSGGWDLSANKVA, from the coding sequence ATGGCAATCGACGTCTATCTGCAAATCGACGGCATCAAGGGCGAATCCGCCGACGGCACGCACAAAGACTGGATCGAGTGCAAGAGCGTTGAGTGGCAAGTGCTGCAACCGAAATCGGCCACCGCGTCGACCGGTGGCGGTCACACCGCGGAACGTACCGAGCACAAAGATATCGTCATCTCCAAGCTGGCCGACCTGGCTACCCCGGTGCTGCTGCAAACCTGCTCGTCGGGTAAAACCATTCCAAAAGCGAAATTCGAGTTCATGCGCGCAGACGGCAACGGCGACCGCGTCAAGTACTTCGAAATCGAACTGGAAAACGTGCTGATCTCCAGCGTTTCCCCGTCCGTCGAACCAGGCAACATCCTGGTCGAAGACGTGGCAATCAAGTACTCCAAGGTCAAGTGGAAGTACACCCAGCAGAAAGTCGGCGGCGGCACGGGCGGCAACACGTCCGGCGGCTGGGACCTGTCGGCCAACAAGGTTGCCTGA
- a CDS encoding Imm71 family immunity protein, with translation MQDCTAIPNHPPLLPTELQRRQIFYLLKQVSSVTAWRRILDYYRQWASVTAQCVRVAEENGWQGNTSLPHAEHVLILQCAAHCEAGVDRLARGDKRVFKFDKHGEFAIAMRMLSHWSQMMERYRIGENVRGKHTPLWPEFCDAHAKLAYAWGECGPLILEPRYLEDPARLFYGQWLDRYLQALFYPDVLPAVPDPATSTLVRTGRHVPCSGIWEPVDAPAPSLWRWLARSPRPAPPFKVQGTMSYLHGGSPAPCATIETAGDTMDIETTWRLLWKDERYRDGTVPEEESGYRFTHPEPVVPPLPIPPAYRGPIWAASGVIAPAGGRWLLYWDLRDPSNGVLLRRGEVLPRHHDLDVRWVLLPGARHDTGTIAMVATGQAG, from the coding sequence ATGCAAGATTGCACCGCCATACCGAACCATCCGCCCCTGCTGCCCACCGAACTACAACGCCGCCAGATCTTCTATTTGCTCAAGCAAGTAAGCTCCGTGACGGCGTGGCGTCGCATCCTGGACTATTACCGCCAATGGGCCAGCGTCACAGCGCAATGCGTCCGGGTGGCAGAGGAAAACGGCTGGCAAGGCAATACGTCTCTGCCGCATGCCGAGCATGTCCTGATTTTGCAATGCGCGGCACATTGCGAAGCTGGCGTCGATCGGCTGGCGCGCGGCGACAAGCGCGTATTCAAGTTTGACAAACATGGCGAGTTCGCCATCGCCATGCGCATGCTGTCGCACTGGAGCCAGATGATGGAGCGCTATCGCATCGGCGAAAACGTGCGGGGCAAGCATACGCCGCTGTGGCCAGAATTTTGCGATGCCCATGCGAAGCTGGCATACGCATGGGGCGAGTGCGGTCCCCTTATCCTCGAGCCGCGCTACCTTGAGGATCCGGCACGGCTGTTCTACGGCCAGTGGCTCGACCGATACCTGCAAGCGCTGTTCTATCCGGATGTGTTGCCAGCGGTCCCCGATCCCGCCACGAGCACGCTCGTACGAACCGGTCGTCATGTTCCTTGCTCGGGCATATGGGAGCCGGTCGACGCGCCAGCGCCGTCGCTATGGCGCTGGCTGGCGCGTTCGCCCCGGCCCGCGCCGCCTTTCAAGGTGCAAGGCACGATGAGCTATCTGCATGGCGGCTCGCCGGCGCCTTGCGCGACGATCGAGACCGCAGGCGACACCATGGACATCGAAACGACCTGGCGCCTGCTGTGGAAAGACGAACGCTACCGGGATGGCACCGTTCCCGAGGAGGAAAGCGGCTACCGGTTCACGCATCCGGAGCCGGTCGTGCCGCCCTTGCCCATCCCTCCCGCGTACCGGGGACCGATCTGGGCCGCGAGCGGGGTGATCGCGCCGGCTGGCGGCCGCTGGTTGCTGTACTGGGACCTGCGGGACCCGTCCAACGGTGTTCTCTTGCGCCGCGGCGAAGTACTCCCTCGGCACCATGACCTGGACGTTCGCTGGGTGCTGCTTCCCGGTGCCCGGCATGATACCGGGACGATTGCCATGGTCGCCACCGGACAAGCCGGATGA
- the tssK gene encoding type VI secretion system baseplate subunit TssK, giving the protein MSSKILWGDGLFLRPQHFQQQDQYHEHRLHQTVQALHPYAWGVEQLQIDRDALGNNSLRLLELSLRFQDGELYDAPGLDNLPDAVDLSQLPAGGQSVTFYAALPAFKPFGGNFGDANAPGANAVRFQQENRETPDLYTHAASAQLSYLKKTVRLVSEFEPRDSYVHLPLLRLRRAATGGFELDAAFLAPSLSVKSAPPLFNQLRRLLDALQAKVSALYGHHREPSKHVIEFRSGDMSSFWLLHTASTAYATLSHYYQHPALHPERLFEQLLSLAGGLMTFSKSWTLTDLPAYHHADPGPGFDTLYQIIRELLDTVISSKYFAIALREVKPSYHHGMLDSQKIDDKTTFYLAVSAEMPATEIVDVVPLRFKVGAPDDVEKFVLSAMPGVRLQHAPQVPAAVPVRPDAIYFSIEAKGQMYERMLQAQSISIYVPGGMHDVKLDLVAVTS; this is encoded by the coding sequence ATGAGTAGCAAAATTCTCTGGGGCGATGGCCTGTTCCTGCGCCCCCAGCACTTCCAACAGCAGGACCAGTACCACGAACACCGCCTGCACCAGACGGTCCAGGCCCTCCATCCCTATGCCTGGGGCGTGGAGCAACTGCAGATCGACCGCGACGCGCTGGGCAACAACTCGCTGCGCCTGCTCGAGCTGTCGCTGCGCTTCCAGGACGGCGAACTGTACGACGCGCCCGGCCTGGACAACCTGCCGGACGCGGTCGACCTGAGCCAGCTGCCGGCCGGCGGCCAGAGCGTCACGTTCTACGCCGCGCTGCCGGCCTTCAAGCCGTTCGGCGGCAATTTCGGCGACGCCAATGCCCCCGGCGCGAATGCCGTGCGCTTCCAGCAGGAGAACCGGGAGACGCCTGATTTATATACGCATGCCGCGTCGGCGCAACTGTCCTACCTCAAGAAAACGGTGCGTCTGGTCTCCGAATTCGAGCCGCGCGACTCATATGTGCACTTGCCGCTGTTGCGGCTGCGCCGCGCCGCCACCGGCGGCTTCGAACTGGACGCGGCCTTCCTGGCCCCGAGCCTGTCGGTGAAGAGCGCCCCGCCGCTGTTCAACCAGCTGCGCCGGCTGCTCGACGCGCTGCAGGCCAAGGTCAGCGCCCTGTACGGCCACCACCGCGAGCCGAGCAAGCACGTGATCGAATTCCGCTCCGGCGACATGTCGTCGTTCTGGCTGCTGCATACGGCCAGCACGGCCTATGCCACGCTGTCGCATTATTACCAGCATCCGGCGCTGCATCCGGAGCGCCTGTTCGAACAGCTGCTGTCGCTGGCCGGCGGCCTGATGACGTTCTCGAAGAGCTGGACGCTGACCGACCTGCCGGCCTACCACCACGCCGACCCCGGCCCCGGGTTCGATACGCTGTACCAGATCATCCGCGAGCTGCTCGACACGGTGATCTCATCCAAGTACTTCGCCATCGCCCTGCGCGAGGTCAAGCCTTCGTACCACCACGGCATGCTGGATTCGCAGAAAATCGACGACAAGACGACGTTCTACCTGGCCGTGTCCGCCGAGATGCCGGCCACCGAGATCGTCGACGTCGTGCCGCTGCGCTTCAAGGTGGGCGCGCCGGACGACGTCGAGAAGTTCGTGCTGTCGGCCATGCCGGGCGTGCGCCTGCAGCATGCGCCGCAAGTGCCGGCCGCCGTGCCGGTACGGCCCGACGCCATCTACTTCTCGATCGAGGCGAAAGGCCAGATGTACGAACGCATGCTGCAGGCCCAGTCGATCTCGATCTACGTCCCGGGCGGCATGCACGACGTGAAGCTGGACCTGGTGGCGGTGACGTCGTAG
- the icmH gene encoding type IVB secretion system protein IcmH/DotU has translation MTTMTAPSLMGSAAPAAANAAPQTLLDLMYDGFYALFMLKNGNGPQDDGEFARKMTQFLDDFGRAAKKQDAAADDVDAAKYAFCAAVDEIILRSSFPIRDAWERRPLQLTLFGDQLAGENFFHRLEALRARGSAHVQALEVFHMCLLLGFQGRYILEGSEKLNYLTSRLGDEIAHMKGKRGGFAPHADRPDQVKHKLRSDLPVWVMCSVFGLVCVLGFLGLRTTLSHHTENQMTAYNDVVKMAPRAANLTITLP, from the coding sequence ATGACTACCATGACCGCACCTTCCCTGATGGGCAGCGCCGCCCCCGCCGCCGCGAACGCCGCGCCGCAAACCCTGCTGGACCTGATGTACGACGGCTTCTACGCGCTGTTCATGCTCAAGAACGGCAACGGCCCGCAGGACGATGGCGAATTCGCCCGCAAGATGACCCAGTTCCTGGACGACTTCGGCCGCGCCGCCAAGAAGCAGGACGCGGCCGCCGACGACGTCGATGCCGCCAAGTACGCGTTCTGCGCCGCCGTCGACGAAATCATCCTGCGTTCGTCGTTTCCGATCCGCGACGCGTGGGAGCGCCGCCCGCTGCAACTGACGCTGTTCGGTGACCAGCTCGCCGGCGAGAACTTCTTCCATCGCCTGGAAGCGCTGCGCGCGCGCGGCAGCGCCCACGTGCAGGCGCTGGAAGTGTTCCATATGTGCCTGCTGCTGGGTTTCCAGGGCCGCTACATCCTGGAAGGCTCTGAAAAGCTGAACTACCTGACCTCGCGCCTGGGCGACGAGATCGCCCACATGAAGGGCAAGCGCGGCGGCTTCGCGCCGCACGCCGACCGTCCCGACCAGGTCAAGCACAAGCTGCGCAGCGACCTGCCGGTATGGGTCATGTGCTCGGTGTTCGGCCTGGTCTGCGTGCTGGGCTTCCTGGGTCTGCGCACGACGCTGTCGCATCACACGGAAAACCAGATGACGGCCTATAACGACGTGGTGAAGATGGCCCCGCGCGCGGCCAACCTGACCATCACGCTGCCGTGA
- the tssE gene encoding type VI secretion system baseplate subunit TssE: protein MKGFAPGLFDRLMDTRANAGGGGTVSRMSIEELKDSVARDLEALLNTRTVIPEDLLQRYPECGRSIVTYGLQDFAGLSLSSADDRAFICRCLEEAIARHEPRLRNVQASLELRADSVNRLNFAITALLVVSTAHEPVNFDAVLQPSSLQYTISKARRVAQPGA, encoded by the coding sequence ATGAAGGGATTCGCGCCGGGTCTGTTTGACCGGCTGATGGATACACGGGCCAACGCGGGCGGGGGCGGCACGGTGTCGCGCATGTCGATCGAGGAGTTGAAGGACTCGGTCGCGCGCGACCTCGAAGCGCTGCTCAATACCCGTACCGTGATTCCGGAGGATCTCCTGCAGCGGTATCCCGAATGCGGTCGCTCGATCGTGACGTATGGCCTGCAGGATTTCGCCGGCCTGTCACTATCGAGCGCCGACGACCGCGCCTTCATTTGCCGCTGCCTGGAAGAGGCCATCGCGCGCCATGAGCCGCGCCTGCGCAACGTGCAGGCCAGCCTGGAGCTGCGCGCCGACTCCGTCAACCGCCTCAACTTCGCCATCACGGCGCTCTTGGTGGTCAGCACGGCCCACGAGCCGGTCAACTTCGATGCCGTACTGCAGCCGTCCAGCCTGCAATACACCATCAGCAAGGCGCGCCGCGTGGCGCAGCCGGGAGCCTAA
- a CDS encoding porin, with protein sequence MKYVITAALALTAAAAQAQSHVQIYGVVDAGVLAEYGTPAGNTTGIGSGLASGSRLGFKGSEDLGSGLSAVFVLEGGYHVDTGAMGQGGLIFGRQAFVGLRGTFGTVTVGRQYSPYYQAIRDVADPFEDGMAGQATNLMAGNYRMDNSVVYATPRVAGWSAEVAYGAGEETDKLAVNDARKRQFSGMLSYTQGPLLVMLAHHHREDALLPDHVRHTALAARYTLGDVMGHVAVADNRGLAAERSRDVLLGVTWKNGPHRVLLSAIARNDRSAAQRDARQLGAGYLYGLSPRTDLYAAYGHIDNDNGAAFTVGNATDSGNGNAAVNLGLRHIF encoded by the coding sequence ATGAAATACGTAATCACCGCGGCACTGGCACTGACCGCCGCGGCCGCACAAGCACAATCCCATGTCCAGATCTACGGCGTCGTCGATGCCGGCGTCCTGGCCGAATATGGCACCCCCGCAGGCAACACCACGGGCATCGGCAGCGGCCTCGCTTCCGGCTCGCGCCTCGGCTTCAAGGGTTCGGAGGACCTGGGCAGCGGCTTGTCCGCCGTCTTCGTTCTGGAAGGCGGCTATCACGTCGATACCGGCGCGATGGGCCAAGGTGGCCTGATCTTCGGCCGCCAGGCCTTCGTCGGCCTGCGCGGCACGTTCGGCACCGTCACGGTCGGCCGCCAATACTCGCCGTACTACCAGGCGATCCGCGACGTGGCCGATCCGTTCGAGGACGGCATGGCCGGCCAGGCGACCAACCTGATGGCCGGTAACTACCGCATGGACAACTCGGTCGTCTACGCGACGCCACGGGTGGCCGGCTGGTCGGCCGAGGTGGCCTACGGTGCCGGCGAAGAGACGGACAAGCTGGCCGTGAACGACGCCCGCAAGCGCCAGTTCAGCGGCATGCTGAGCTACACGCAAGGCCCGCTGCTCGTGATGCTGGCCCACCACCACCGCGAAGACGCACTGCTGCCCGACCACGTGCGCCACACGGCACTGGCGGCGCGCTACACGCTGGGCGACGTCATGGGGCATGTCGCCGTGGCCGACAATCGCGGCCTGGCCGCCGAGCGCAGCCGTGACGTCCTGCTCGGCGTCACCTGGAAGAACGGCCCGCACCGTGTGCTGCTGTCGGCGATCGCCCGCAACGACCGCTCGGCGGCGCAGCGCGACGCGCGTCAGCTCGGCGCCGGCTACCTGTACGGCCTGTCGCCGCGCACCGACCTGTATGCGGCCTACGGCCATATCGACAACGACAACGGCGCCGCCTTCACGGTGGGCAACGCCACCGACAGCGGCAACGGCAACGCCGCGGTCAACCTCGGACTCCGGCACATCTTCTGA
- the tssB gene encoding type VI secretion system contractile sheath small subunit: MSKNSSVQKKLQKVRPPRVQMTYDVEIGDAIENKELPMVVGVVGDFGGNSEVAQKRLKDRSFVAIDQDNFDEVLKGVAPRAAYRVKNELSAEGGEFGVDLTFKSMEDFRPEAIVQQVEPLKKLLEARTKLADLRNKLAGNDKLEDLLNDVLNSTEKLAELGQQTTKE, from the coding sequence ATGTCAAAAAACTCCAGCGTCCAGAAAAAACTGCAGAAGGTTCGTCCGCCGCGGGTCCAGATGACCTATGACGTGGAAATCGGCGACGCAATCGAAAACAAGGAACTGCCGATGGTCGTCGGCGTCGTTGGCGATTTCGGCGGCAATTCCGAAGTGGCGCAGAAGCGCCTGAAGGACCGCAGCTTCGTCGCCATCGACCAGGACAACTTCGACGAGGTACTGAAAGGCGTCGCGCCGCGCGCGGCCTATCGCGTCAAGAACGAACTGAGCGCCGAAGGCGGCGAGTTCGGCGTCGACCTGACATTCAAGTCGATGGAAGACTTCCGCCCCGAGGCGATCGTGCAGCAGGTCGAGCCGCTGAAGAAGCTGCTGGAAGCACGCACCAAGCTGGCCGACCTGCGCAACAAGCTGGCCGGTAACGACAAGCTGGAAGACCTGCTCAACGACGTCCTGAACAGCACCGAGAAATTGGCCGAACTGGGCCAGCAAACCACGAAAGAGTGA
- a CDS encoding tetratricopeptide repeat protein, with translation MTTVTQFGRIGRFIGAAACAATLAACNATAPVAIDKPTMPTMEDLLGKATQASGAGQKEQAVTLWKQAATAFPTEKQPWVNIAQARFDAEQYGEAIVNAQEVLVRDPNDRVANSIIAISGLRVATRALSDLSRQNNLSGTTKTDAQEMAKMLRETLGETVLVKDAGQQIIPGGGRATATNTKQTGKATNKKPGKQPDNPFDMLK, from the coding sequence ATGACAACCGTTACACAGTTTGGCCGCATCGGCCGGTTTATTGGCGCAGCCGCTTGCGCCGCCACCCTGGCAGCGTGCAACGCCACCGCACCGGTGGCAATCGACAAACCCACCATGCCCACCATGGAAGACCTGCTGGGCAAGGCAACCCAGGCCAGCGGCGCTGGCCAGAAGGAGCAGGCCGTTACGCTGTGGAAGCAAGCCGCGACGGCCTTCCCGACCGAGAAGCAGCCATGGGTGAACATCGCCCAGGCCCGTTTCGACGCCGAGCAATACGGCGAGGCGATCGTCAACGCCCAGGAAGTGCTGGTGCGCGACCCCAACGACCGCGTCGCCAACAGCATCATCGCGATCAGCGGCCTGCGCGTGGCGACGCGCGCGTTGAGCGACCTGAGCCGGCAGAACAACCTGTCCGGTACGACCAAGACGGACGCGCAGGAAATGGCCAAGATGCTGCGCGAGACGCTGGGTGAAACCGTGCTCGTGAAGGACGCCGGCCAGCAGATCATTCCTGGCGGCGGTCGCGCGACCGCCACGAATACGAAGCAGACCGGCAAGGCCACGAATAAAAAACCGGGCAAGCAACCGGACAACCCGTTCGACATGCTGAAATAA